In a genomic window of Styela clava chromosome 11, kaStyClav1.hap1.2, whole genome shotgun sequence:
- the LOC120347548 gene encoding protein TBATA-like, whose product MTMEIERPLEKNSFGVFKPTSDPLVVRGTIGNVFDESQGMIKSTRASSKMKIRRAPKPLLSDVPPPATLPLESHLNLPSPRALQEASPRRSRPESKSSSRFGAYSQASFFSRHNPHPFRVRHISGLNGQPICAVHDHDIFPPQRFSIRTPSTRERENIFNAHIPPNALGLSSTTFPINIITGLQHYPYREKAVPRIGLIPVTDSWREELRELCQKAGLVPEIQEELPRPVSQASILPQTKRRTIYSAETGRLVPPPSRAMSRQASRQGGRPYGSYQHISAYPDTETLMLEMLCQILQTDSVHAVQQWLVSAGDREKGLVLDMIRSAMSSEEETLRRQEAERQEALAAAARAARPPTVQAQSRPHTSMSVTSRPDTMESMKPTKVQQDGAEILTLDKPATPMSPRKPTSARPLGTPSRPASRKALNDIKNASPIMRYTKTPGSVASRGRLSLPAIVEETAEVTQQDANEQPAVAS is encoded by the exons ATGACTATGGAAATTGAGAGGCCACTTGAAAAAAACag CTTTGGCGTCTTCAAACCAACCAGCGACCCGCTTGTTGTTCGGGGTACTATCGGTAATGTATTTGACGAATCACAGGGAATGATAAAATCGACAAGAGCAAGTTCAAAGATGAAGATTCGACGAGCGCCGAAACCCCTTTTAAGCGATGTACCACCACCTGCTACCTTACCACTAGAATCTCATCTTAACTTACCAAGTCCCAGAGCATTGCAAGAAGCAA GCCCGCGTAGATCACGTCCTGAGTCGAAAAGTAGTTCAAGATTTGGTGCTTACAGCCAAGCTTCATTTTTCTCCAGACACAATCCACATCCTTTTAGGGTACGACATATTTCCG GACTAAACGGCCAGCCGATATGCGCAGTACACGACCATGATATTTTCCCACCTCAACGTTTCAGCATCAGAACTCCTTCCACAAG ggAAAGAGAGAATATCTTCAATGCACATATTCCTCCAAATGCATTAGGATTAAGTAGCACGACATTCCCAATCAATATAATCACTGGCCTTCAACATTATCCATATCGCGAGAAAGCTGTTCCAAGAATAGGATTAA TTCCAGTGACAGATTCATGGAGAGAGGAGCTTCGAGAACTTTGTCAAAAAGCTGGGTTGGTTCCAGAAATACAGGAAGAACTTCCTCGTCCTGTCAGTCAAGCTAGTATTCTGCCACAGACGAAACGAAGAACCATTTATTCGG CTGAAACTGGGAGATTGGTACCGCCACCGTCACGTGCTATGTCCAGACAAGCTTCAAGACAAGGTGGAAGACCGTATGGTTCTTACCAG CACATTTCTGCATATCCTGACACTGAGACGTTGATGCTTGAAATGCTTTGTCAGATATTACAAACAGACTCCGTGCACGCTGTTCAACAATGGCTTGTTTCAGCTGGTGACAGGG AAAAGGGTCTTGTACTCGATATGATAAGAAGCGCCATGAGTTCAGAGGAAGAAACATTGCGCAGGCAAGAAGCTGAAAGACAAGAAGCGTTAGCTGCTGCGGCAAGAGCAGCAAGACCACCAACAGTACAAGCACAAAGTAGACCACACACCTCTATGAGTGTTACCAGTAGGCCAGACACAATGGAATCGATGAAACCAACGAAAGTGCAGCAAG ATGGGGCTGAGATTCTAACCCTTGATAAACCTGCAACACCTATGTCACCAAGAAAACCAACTTCAGCAAGACCACTCGGAACACCTTCACGACCTGCATCGAGGAAAG CGTTGAATGATATCAAAAATGCAAGTCCAATAATGCGATATACAAAGACTCCAGGTAGCGTTGCATCAAGAGGTCGATTATCTCTACCTGCAATTGTAGAAGAAACAGCAGAAGTAACACAACAAGACGCCAATGAACAACCAGCAGTCGCTTCATGA